One genomic segment of Vibrio sp. SCSIO 43136 includes these proteins:
- a CDS encoding phosphotransferase → MDFYAQTPERQVELLQGVAKNAVKVWGFDPESVIKPVKYRENSVYKLTTPHGQSFAIRVHRAGYHSDDALRSELMWMDALRVAGVATPKVQPSQNGLYVETISADGVPEPRQVDMLEWIDCTPLGSIEDGIDEENLHIYRDAGRLMARLHCESEAWTLPNGFVRDHWDSVGLLGEEPIWGRGWDHPLLTDSQRNLILDAREHAIALLEELPKDKTHYGLIHCDFLPENLLVDGKGEIHLIDFDDAGFGYHMFDIATTLFWFMGEECFDTMTEELLAGYTEVHALEEEQLALLPWFLFIRGLVYLGWAHTRPETEIAQALTPILIEALEGLATELLQTEAEQDIANA, encoded by the coding sequence ATGGATTTTTATGCTCAAACGCCGGAAAGACAGGTAGAGTTACTACAAGGGGTTGCGAAAAATGCAGTCAAGGTTTGGGGATTTGATCCTGAATCAGTGATCAAACCAGTTAAATATCGTGAAAATAGTGTTTACAAATTGACAACACCCCATGGCCAGTCTTTTGCCATCCGTGTTCACCGAGCGGGCTACCATAGCGATGATGCTTTGCGTTCAGAACTGATGTGGATGGATGCACTGCGTGTTGCAGGCGTAGCGACACCAAAAGTCCAGCCTAGTCAAAATGGCCTTTATGTTGAAACCATCAGCGCAGATGGTGTACCGGAGCCTCGTCAGGTAGACATGCTTGAGTGGATTGACTGTACTCCGCTAGGAAGTATTGAAGATGGCATTGATGAAGAAAACTTACATATTTACCGAGATGCAGGCCGCTTGATGGCGAGACTCCATTGTGAAAGTGAAGCTTGGACGCTGCCTAATGGCTTTGTTCGTGACCACTGGGATAGTGTTGGCCTGTTAGGTGAGGAGCCAATTTGGGGACGTGGTTGGGATCATCCACTGCTGACCGACTCGCAACGCAATCTGATCCTAGATGCTCGTGAACATGCAATTGCACTGCTTGAAGAGTTGCCAAAAGATAAGACCCATTACGGTCTTATTCACTGTGATTTCCTTCCAGAAAACCTTTTGGTGGATGGCAAAGGTGAGATTCACTTAATCGACTTCGATGACGCAGGCTTTGGCTACCACATGTTTGATATTGCTACGACTTTGTTTTGGTTCATGGGAGAGGAGTGTTTCGATACCATGACCGAAGAGCTGTTAGCGGGTTATACCGAGGTTCACGCCCTAGAAGAGGAACAGCTTGCATTACTGCCATGGTTCCTATTCATTCGTGGTTTAGTATATCTAGGATGGGCACATACTCGACCAGAAACCGAGATTGCTCAAGCGCTTACTCCAATTCTAATTGAAGCGCTAGAAGGTTTAGCGACCGAGCTGTTGCAGACAGAAGCTGAGCAAGATATAGCAAACGCCTAA
- a CDS encoding ChbG/HpnK family deacetylase, giving the protein MKSIVVCADDYGMSDKVDGAILDLIAHQRISATSCMTLMPNWTSSAKALTPLKDKAATGLHFDLGAHDSLKNLMLKSCLGRHDLKALRQTLDLQLDRFEDELNCPPDYLDGHQHVHAFPQVRQVIVERISERYSEKKPWVRNPIVPFTGHDSLIKALVIRALNIGFASSLAAAKLPSHSSFAGLYSIDESADFPTLMEGWIENLGEKGVIMCHPAAIGSTDEHGSARVKEYQYLSSERYAMFLRDKAIKLSKLD; this is encoded by the coding sequence ATGAAATCTATCGTCGTTTGTGCTGACGATTATGGTATGTCAGATAAGGTCGATGGGGCGATTCTCGACCTTATTGCTCACCAGAGAATTTCTGCCACTAGCTGCATGACATTGATGCCGAACTGGACATCGAGTGCCAAGGCGTTAACTCCTCTCAAAGACAAGGCTGCGACCGGGCTGCACTTTGATTTAGGTGCTCATGACTCTCTTAAAAACCTGATGCTGAAATCCTGTTTAGGCCGTCATGATCTCAAAGCACTGAGACAAACACTGGATCTGCAACTCGATCGTTTTGAAGATGAGCTAAATTGTCCACCAGACTATCTTGATGGGCACCAACACGTGCATGCGTTTCCTCAAGTTCGCCAAGTCATCGTCGAGCGCATCAGTGAGCGATATTCAGAAAAAAAGCCTTGGGTAAGAAACCCTATCGTACCTTTCACAGGACATGACTCCCTGATAAAGGCGTTAGTCATACGAGCTCTCAACATTGGCTTTGCGAGTTCTTTGGCTGCTGCCAAGCTGCCATCACATTCTAGTTTCGCTGGGTTGTACTCAATAGATGAGTCGGCCGATTTTCCTACGTTAATGGAAGGGTGGATAGAAAATCTAGGAGAGAAAGGCGTCATCATGTGCCATCCCGCTGCAATCGGGTCTACTGATGAACATGGTAGTGCTCGAGTGAAAGAGTACCAATATCTGAGCAGTGAACGCTACGCCATGTTTTTGCGAGACAAAGCAATAAAACTCTCTAAACTCGACTAG
- a CDS encoding glycosyltransferase family 2 protein — translation MSPVNTMRDNPNIITCLLPAYNESDNLPHVVKDAYNYLRDFCNEVEILVVDDGSSDNTVETAKALSEQYPISLVKLSRNFGKEIAISAGLDNARGDVVILMDSDGQHPLPVVGEFIEHWRNGYDMVYGVRNNREDESLAKKLFTKIYYGILKRISDVDIHPDAGDFRLMGRNVVDALKSLPERTRMMKGLYAWVGFKTKPVTFQVEERLSGQSTFNFRALTSLAMTGLTSFSSIPLKIWMLVGLIISGLSFAYGMFILFKTLIFGTDVPGWPTLTLAIFFLGGIQLLSIGIMGDYLARVFNEVKKRPLYIVEEYKQSKDKRDIPQDKDD, via the coding sequence ATGAGCCCTGTAAATACCATGCGCGACAATCCTAATATTATTACTTGTTTGCTGCCAGCCTATAACGAAAGTGATAACCTGCCTCACGTCGTTAAGGATGCCTATAACTACCTAAGAGACTTTTGCAATGAAGTTGAGATCTTGGTGGTTGATGATGGCAGTTCAGACAATACGGTCGAGACTGCTAAAGCGCTTTCTGAGCAATACCCAATCTCTTTGGTGAAACTGTCGCGCAACTTCGGCAAAGAGATTGCCATCAGTGCGGGGCTAGATAATGCACGTGGTGATGTGGTTATCTTAATGGACTCAGATGGACAACACCCACTACCTGTCGTAGGCGAGTTTATCGAACATTGGCGCAATGGCTACGACATGGTGTACGGCGTGCGTAATAACCGTGAAGATGAATCCCTCGCCAAAAAGCTATTCACCAAAATTTATTACGGGATCTTAAAACGTATTTCTGACGTTGATATCCACCCGGATGCAGGCGATTTCCGTCTAATGGGGCGCAATGTCGTCGATGCGTTAAAGTCATTACCCGAGCGCACGCGCATGATGAAAGGTTTGTATGCGTGGGTAGGCTTTAAGACCAAACCCGTCACCTTCCAAGTGGAAGAACGCCTAAGTGGCCAGAGCACGTTTAATTTCCGTGCACTCACCTCGCTTGCAATGACAGGATTAACGTCTTTTAGCAGCATCCCACTTAAGATCTGGATGTTGGTAGGCCTAATTATTTCCGGGTTATCATTTGCCTATGGCATGTTCATCTTATTCAAAACTTTAATCTTTGGTACCGATGTTCCTGGTTGGCCTACACTAACCTTAGCCATCTTCTTCTTGGGCGGTATTCAACTGCTATCCATTGGCATCATGGGTGACTATCTGGCGCGTGTTTTCAACGAAGTTAAAAAGCGCCCGCTATACATCGTCGAAGAGTATAAGCAAAGTAAAGATAAGCGCGATATACCTCAAGATAAGGACGACTAA
- a CDS encoding SpoVR family protein, which translates to MTTKTKKKQHTALPDGPDWTFELLDRYHKEIKRVAEHYRLDTYPNQIEVITAEQMMDAYSSVGMPINYHHWSFGKKFIQTEQNYKHGHMGLAYEIVINSNPCIAYLMEENTVTMQALVMAHASYGHNSFFKGNYLFQTWTDASSIVDYLLFARNYISECEEKHGVEEVEKLLDSCHALMNFGVDRYKRPEKISIVEEKARQRSREEYLQSQVNELWRTVPKSAEKEVQERPRFPSEPQENILYFIEKHAPLLEPWQREIVRIVRKVSQYFYPQKQTQVMNEGWATFWHYTILNHLYDEGLVTERFMLEFLHSHTNVVMQPAYNSPYFSGINPYALGFAMFQDIRRICEEPTEEDKEWFPDLAGSNWLEAVHFAMHNFKDESFIAQYLSPKLMRDFKLFAITDDDRKNYVEVSAIHNETGYRAVRETLASQYNLSSLEPNIQVWNVDVRGDRSLTLQYVPHNRIPLDKSHKEVLKHMYRLWGFDVRLQQQCETGGTEILSMCPERENYSSQI; encoded by the coding sequence ATGACAACAAAAACAAAAAAGAAGCAGCACACTGCGCTGCCTGACGGACCGGATTGGACCTTTGAACTGCTTGACCGATACCACAAAGAGATCAAGCGAGTCGCTGAGCACTACCGCTTAGATACTTATCCAAATCAGATCGAAGTGATCACTGCCGAGCAGATGATGGACGCTTACTCTAGTGTCGGCATGCCAATCAACTATCACCATTGGTCTTTTGGTAAAAAGTTCATCCAAACCGAACAGAACTACAAACATGGCCACATGGGTTTGGCATACGAAATCGTAATTAACTCCAATCCATGTATCGCTTACTTAATGGAAGAAAACACCGTTACCATGCAAGCACTGGTAATGGCGCACGCAAGTTACGGCCACAACTCTTTCTTCAAAGGAAACTACCTATTCCAGACATGGACTGACGCCAGTTCCATTGTCGATTACTTGCTGTTTGCTCGAAACTATATCTCCGAGTGTGAAGAAAAGCACGGGGTGGAAGAAGTCGAAAAGCTGTTGGATTCCTGCCACGCATTAATGAATTTTGGTGTGGACCGCTACAAACGTCCTGAAAAAATATCGATAGTTGAAGAGAAAGCTCGGCAACGTTCTCGAGAAGAGTACCTGCAATCTCAGGTCAATGAATTGTGGCGCACGGTACCGAAATCGGCGGAGAAAGAAGTTCAAGAGCGACCTAGGTTCCCTTCTGAACCACAAGAGAACATTCTTTACTTCATAGAAAAACATGCACCACTGCTTGAGCCATGGCAGCGTGAAATAGTGCGTATCGTGCGAAAGGTAAGTCAGTATTTTTACCCACAAAAACAGACTCAAGTTATGAATGAAGGATGGGCGACTTTCTGGCACTACACCATCCTCAACCATCTCTATGACGAAGGTCTAGTGACGGAGCGTTTTATGCTGGAGTTCCTGCACAGCCACACTAACGTCGTCATGCAACCGGCATACAATAGCCCTTACTTCTCGGGCATCAATCCTTATGCATTAGGGTTTGCGATGTTCCAAGATATTCGACGCATTTGTGAGGAACCTACAGAAGAAGATAAGGAGTGGTTCCCAGATCTTGCGGGTAGTAACTGGCTTGAGGCGGTGCATTTTGCCATGCATAACTTTAAAGATGAAAGCTTCATCGCCCAGTATCTAAGCCCGAAATTGATGAGAGATTTCAAACTGTTTGCGATTACTGATGACGATCGGAAGAACTACGTTGAAGTGTCTGCCATACATAATGAAACAGGTTATCGAGCGGTTCGAGAAACCTTAGCTTCTCAATACAACTTGAGTAGCTTGGAGCCAAACATTCAGGTATGGAATGTGGATGTTCGTGGTGACCGTTCGTTGACACTGCAATACGTGCCGCACAATCGAATTCCATTGGATAAAAGCCACAAAGAGGTGTTAAAGCACATGTACCGCTTGTGGGGTTTCGACGTTAGGCTTCAACAGCAATGCGAAACAGGTGGCACAGAAATCTTAAGTATGTGTCCAGAAAGAGAAAACTACTCATCACAGATATAA
- a CDS encoding YeaH/YhbH family protein, producing the protein MAQFIDRRLNGKNRSTVNRQRFLRRHKEQIKESVADAVNRRSITNTETGEDIAIPNKDINEPVFHHGQGGVRDRVHPGNDQFSPGDKIERPKGGGQGGGAGEGEASPDGEGQDEFVFQISKDEYLDILFEDLELPNLRKNQVAKITEWKTHRAGYQTAGIPSNIAVVRSLQQSLARRTAMTAGKKRMLQEMEEELARIEKNEPAQPLQENKLKLEIEELRNKIKSVPFIDTFDLRFKNYEKRPVPSSQAVMFCLMDVSGSMDQATKDIAKRFYVLLYLFLNRTYENVEVVFIRHHTQAKEVDEHEFFYSQETGGTIVSSALKLMDEIVKDRYPTNEWNIYAAQASDGDNWADDSPRCKELLVNNLLPNCQYYSYIEITRRSHQTLWHEYEKLTEAFDNFAMKNIRSVEDIFPVFRELFAKEQA; encoded by the coding sequence ATGGCGCAATTTATCGACAGAAGGCTCAACGGCAAGAATCGCAGCACGGTGAACCGTCAGCGTTTTCTTCGTCGTCACAAAGAGCAAATTAAAGAATCCGTCGCTGATGCAGTAAATCGCCGCTCCATCACCAACACCGAAACCGGGGAAGACATTGCTATCCCTAACAAAGATATCAATGAGCCCGTGTTTCACCATGGACAAGGTGGTGTGCGAGATAGAGTGCATCCGGGGAATGACCAATTTTCTCCTGGTGACAAGATTGAACGCCCGAAAGGTGGTGGTCAAGGTGGCGGTGCTGGGGAAGGCGAAGCAAGTCCTGATGGTGAAGGACAAGACGAATTTGTATTCCAAATTTCAAAAGATGAGTATCTGGATATTCTTTTTGAAGATCTAGAGCTTCCCAACCTACGCAAAAACCAAGTAGCCAAAATCACTGAGTGGAAAACACATCGAGCAGGCTATCAAACTGCGGGTATCCCATCCAACATTGCGGTAGTACGTTCACTTCAGCAATCACTCGCTCGTCGAACAGCGATGACTGCTGGCAAAAAACGTATGCTGCAAGAGATGGAAGAGGAACTGGCTCGAATCGAAAAAAACGAGCCTGCTCAACCGTTGCAAGAGAACAAGCTAAAACTAGAAATTGAAGAGCTTCGTAACAAAATCAAAAGTGTCCCATTCATCGATACCTTTGATTTGCGCTTTAAAAACTACGAAAAGCGCCCGGTACCTTCTAGTCAAGCGGTGATGTTTTGTCTGATGGATGTGTCAGGTTCCATGGACCAAGCTACAAAAGACATCGCTAAGCGATTCTATGTACTGCTGTACCTATTTTTAAATCGCACCTATGAAAATGTCGAGGTGGTTTTTATACGCCACCATACACAAGCAAAAGAAGTAGATGAACACGAGTTTTTCTACTCCCAAGAGACGGGTGGCACCATAGTGTCGAGTGCTCTCAAGCTAATGGATGAAATTGTCAAAGATAGATATCCAACCAATGAGTGGAACATCTATGCAGCGCAAGCTTCAGACGGTGACAACTGGGCAGATGACTCACCACGCTGTAAGGAACTGTTGGTCAATAACTTGCTACCCAATTGCCAATACTATTCCTACATCGAAATCACCCGTCGCTCGCACCAAACGCTCTGGCATGAGTATGAAAAGCTCACTGAAGCATTCGACAACTTTGCAATGAAAAACATTCGTTCAGTGGAGGATATTTTCCCAGTCTTTAGAGAGCTATTTGCCAAAGAGCAAGCATAG
- a CDS encoding PrkA family serine protein kinase, whose amino-acid sequence MSIFDHYQARYEAAKEEELSIQDFLSLCREDKSAYANAAERLLLAIGEPEIIDTALDPQLSRIFSNRVISRYETFKDFYGMEDAIEQIVSYLKHAAQGLEERKQILYLLGPVGGGKSSLAEKLKALMEKMPIYVLSANGERSPVNDHPFCLFDVNEDGDLLKSEYGIEKRYVRSIMSPWAAKRLHEFGGDISKFKVVKVRPSILDQRAIAKTEPGDENNQDISSLVGKVDIRQLEHFSQDDPDAYSYSGALCRANQGLMEFVEMFKAPIKVLHPLLTATQEGNYNGTEGLSALPFDGMILAHSNESEWQTFRNNKNNEAFLDRVYIVKVPYCLRVSEETRIYKKLLDHSELSLAPCAPSTLDILSQFSILSRLKDPENSSIYSKMRVYDGETLKDTDPKAKSYQEYRDYAGVDEGMSGLSTRFAFKILSRVFNFDQSEVAANPVHLFYVIEQQIEREQFPQDVGERYLEFLKGYLVPKYVEFIGKEIQTAYLESYSEYGQNIFDRYVTYADFWIQDQEYRDPETGQLFDRAALNNELEKIEKTAGISNPKDFRNEIVNFVLRARAGNNGQNPIWTSYEKLRTVIEKKMFSNTEELLPVISFNAKTSTDDQKKHDDFVARMMEKGYTKKQVRLLSEWYLRVRKSS is encoded by the coding sequence ATGAGCATTTTTGACCACTACCAGGCACGCTACGAAGCAGCCAAGGAAGAAGAGCTATCAATTCAGGACTTTTTGTCACTGTGTAGAGAAGATAAAAGCGCCTATGCCAATGCGGCAGAACGTTTGTTACTTGCGATTGGAGAGCCGGAAATCATCGATACGGCCCTTGACCCGCAACTGTCTCGCATCTTCTCTAACCGAGTCATTTCTCGTTATGAGACATTTAAAGATTTCTACGGTATGGAAGACGCCATTGAGCAAATTGTTTCCTACCTCAAACACGCCGCTCAAGGGCTAGAAGAACGTAAGCAGATCCTTTATCTACTGGGTCCAGTAGGTGGGGGTAAATCATCTCTGGCTGAAAAGCTCAAAGCACTGATGGAAAAAATGCCTATCTATGTGCTTTCGGCAAATGGTGAACGCAGCCCAGTCAATGACCACCCGTTCTGTTTGTTTGACGTCAACGAAGACGGCGACCTGCTCAAATCCGAATACGGCATCGAGAAGCGTTATGTACGCTCCATTATGTCTCCTTGGGCAGCAAAACGCCTGCATGAATTCGGTGGAGACATATCTAAATTCAAAGTCGTCAAAGTACGTCCATCCATTCTTGACCAGAGAGCGATTGCGAAAACTGAGCCGGGAGATGAAAACAACCAAGACATTTCATCTTTGGTAGGTAAAGTCGACATCCGTCAGCTAGAACACTTCTCACAAGATGATCCTGATGCATACAGCTATTCAGGTGCCCTATGTCGAGCTAACCAAGGTCTAATGGAATTTGTAGAGATGTTCAAAGCACCAATTAAAGTGCTTCACCCTCTATTGACTGCAACCCAAGAAGGCAACTACAACGGTACAGAAGGGCTGTCGGCGCTGCCATTTGACGGCATGATTTTGGCGCACTCCAATGAATCCGAGTGGCAAACTTTCCGCAATAACAAAAACAACGAAGCATTCCTTGACCGTGTGTACATAGTGAAGGTGCCTTACTGTTTGCGAGTATCAGAAGAGACTCGTATCTACAAGAAACTGCTTGATCACAGTGAGCTCTCTCTTGCCCCTTGTGCACCAAGCACATTGGACATTCTTTCACAGTTCAGCATCCTTTCTCGCCTTAAAGATCCAGAGAACTCTTCGATCTACTCTAAGATGCGTGTTTACGACGGTGAAACACTTAAAGATACGGACCCTAAAGCCAAAAGCTATCAAGAATACCGTGACTATGCAGGTGTTGATGAAGGCATGTCCGGTCTTTCAACCCGTTTCGCATTCAAGATCCTGTCGCGAGTATTTAACTTTGACCAGTCCGAAGTGGCTGCAAACCCTGTTCACCTGTTCTACGTGATTGAACAGCAGATCGAGCGTGAGCAATTCCCGCAGGATGTTGGTGAACGTTACCTTGAATTCTTAAAAGGATACCTAGTACCAAAATACGTTGAGTTTATTGGCAAAGAAATACAAACCGCTTACTTAGAGTCTTACTCCGAATACGGTCAGAATATCTTTGACCGTTATGTCACCTACGCCGACTTCTGGATTCAAGACCAAGAGTACCGCGACCCAGAAACTGGTCAACTGTTCGACCGCGCAGCACTAAACAACGAACTGGAGAAGATCGAAAAGACTGCTGGCATCAGTAACCCTAAAGACTTCCGTAACGAGATCGTCAACTTCGTGCTTCGTGCTCGAGCTGGGAATAACGGTCAGAACCCAATTTGGACCAGCTATGAAAAACTTCGCACCGTGATTGAGAAGAAAATGTTCTCGAACACTGAAGAGCTGCTTCCAGTGATTTCATTTAATGCAAAAACGTCAACAGACGACCAGAAAAAACACGACGACTTTGTCGCTCGTATGATGGAGAAAGGCTACACCAAGAAACAAGTCAGATTGCTCTCTGAGTGGTATTTGCGCGTTCGCAAATCCTCTTAA